One Tamlana carrageenivorans genomic region harbors:
- the coaBC gene encoding bifunctional phosphopantothenoylcysteine decarboxylase/phosphopantothenate--cysteine ligase CoaBC — protein sequence MSILSGKNILLGITGGIAAYKTASLVRFFVKSGANVKVVMTPAAKEFVTPLTLSTLSKNPVYSTFTNEDENTEVWNSHVDLGLWADFFVVAPATANTLAKMANGVCDNLLMATYLSAKCPVYFAPAMDLDMYQHATTNQSFEKLKAFGNIMIPATSGELASGLVGEGRMAEPEEILSFIEADVLGKLPLKGKKILITAGPTYEAIDPVRFIGNHSSGKMGFEIAKAATNLGAEVFLISGPTSQKVSHSLIKQIPVVSAQDMFNAVHTYFNYCDIAILSAAVADYRPKEVAHQKIKKKTSTLTLELEKTKDILASLGAIKNQQYLVGFALETNDELENAKGKLKRKNLNLIVLNSLNDKGAGFKGDTNKVTFIDDEGNITAFELKTKSEVAIDLLNKIISHI from the coding sequence ATGAGTATTTTAAGCGGCAAAAACATACTGTTAGGCATCACGGGTGGTATTGCCGCTTATAAAACAGCTTCACTTGTAAGGTTTTTCGTGAAATCGGGTGCAAACGTAAAAGTAGTTATGACACCAGCTGCAAAAGAATTCGTAACACCCTTAACACTTTCTACCCTTTCTAAAAATCCTGTGTATTCGACTTTTACAAATGAAGACGAAAATACAGAGGTATGGAATAGTCATGTCGATTTAGGTCTATGGGCAGACTTTTTTGTTGTGGCTCCAGCTACCGCCAATACATTGGCCAAAATGGCTAACGGGGTGTGTGATAATTTATTGATGGCGACTTACCTTTCAGCAAAATGTCCGGTATATTTTGCGCCTGCTATGGATTTAGACATGTATCAACATGCCACCACAAATCAATCCTTTGAAAAACTTAAAGCCTTTGGAAACATCATGATTCCAGCAACAAGTGGCGAGCTGGCTAGCGGATTAGTAGGTGAAGGTCGTATGGCCGAACCAGAAGAAATCCTTAGTTTTATTGAAGCTGATGTTTTAGGAAAATTACCATTAAAAGGTAAAAAGATTTTAATTACTGCAGGGCCAACCTATGAAGCTATCGATCCCGTTCGATTTATTGGTAACCATTCCAGCGGCAAAATGGGGTTTGAAATCGCTAAAGCAGCCACCAATCTTGGGGCTGAAGTGTTCTTAATTAGCGGGCCAACCTCACAAAAAGTTTCACACAGTTTAATTAAACAGATTCCAGTGGTGTCTGCCCAAGATATGTTTAATGCTGTGCATACGTATTTTAATTATTGTGATATTGCCATTCTTTCTGCTGCTGTAGCCGATTATCGTCCTAAAGAAGTAGCTCATCAAAAAATAAAAAAGAAGACTTCGACGTTAACATTAGAGCTGGAAAAAACAAAAGACATCTTAGCTTCCTTAGGAGCCATTAAAAACCAACAATATCTTGTTGGTTTTGCACTAGAAACGAATGATGAACTTGAAAATGCCAAAGGAAAACTAAAAAGAAAGAATTTAAATTTAATTGTTTTAAATTCGTTAAATGATAAAGGCGCTGGTTTTAAAGGCGACACCAATAAAGTCACTTTTATAGATGATGAAGGTAACATCACAGCCTTTGAGCTAAAAACGAAATCGGAAGTCGCTATCGACTTATTAAACAAAATTATATCCCATATTTAA
- a CDS encoding DNA-directed RNA polymerase subunit omega — protein MDLKKTNAPVNTITYDRNQIDEPTENIYESISIIARRAEQINTEIKKELIDKLEEFATYNDSLEEIFENKEQIEVSKFYEKLPKPHALAVQEWLTDKIYFRNTENDAQE, from the coding sequence ATGGATTTAAAAAAAACTAATGCTCCAGTTAATACGATTACGTACGACAGAAATCAGATAGATGAGCCTACAGAAAACATCTATGAGTCGATTTCTATTATTGCAAGACGTGCTGAGCAAATTAATACAGAGATTAAAAAGGAACTTATTGATAAGTTAGAAGAATTCGCTACTTATAATGATAGTCTTGAAGAAATCTTTGAAAACAAAGAGCAAATTGAGGTTTCTAAATTTTATGAAAAGTTACCTAAGCCTCATGCTTTAGCCGTTCAAGAATGGTTAACTGATAAAATTTATTTTAGAAATACTGAGAACGACGCTCAGGAATAG
- a CDS encoding outer membrane protein assembly factor BamD, which translates to MNKLLYLLVLFTVLTSCSEYQKTLKAEDISAKFKMGETLYNEGEFNKANALFAQIVPNYRGKPQAEKLMYLYSKSFYEIKDYYVAGYQFERFASSYPKSEKLEEASFLAAKSYYMLSPVYSKDQTETKNAIEKLQDFINAFRESKYVPEANALTKELAVKLEKKAFEIAKQYNTISDFEAAIKSFDNFIFENPGSSYLEEAYYYKLDSAFELAVNSIESKRKTRLEAAKGYYLDFKKDYADSKYQDDVEKMAIEIEEELQNYSSQS; encoded by the coding sequence ATGAACAAGCTTTTATATTTACTAGTACTATTCACAGTTTTAACGAGTTGTAGCGAATATCAGAAAACTTTAAAGGCAGAAGATATTTCTGCAAAATTTAAAATGGGTGAAACGCTTTACAACGAGGGCGAATTTAATAAAGCCAATGCGCTTTTTGCTCAAATCGTTCCCAATTATAGAGGAAAGCCTCAAGCTGAAAAACTCATGTACTTATATTCAAAATCTTTCTATGAGATTAAAGATTATTATGTTGCAGGTTATCAGTTCGAGCGATTTGCGTCTAGTTACCCTAAAAGTGAAAAATTAGAAGAAGCCTCTTTTTTAGCAGCTAAAAGCTATTATATGCTTTCTCCTGTGTACAGTAAGGATCAAACAGAAACGAAGAACGCTATTGAAAAACTTCAAGATTTTATCAATGCCTTTAGAGAATCTAAATATGTTCCAGAAGCCAACGCTTTAACTAAAGAGTTGGCTGTGAAACTAGAAAAGAAAGCCTTCGAAATAGCTAAACAGTATAATACGATTTCAGATTTTGAAGCCGCTATAAAGTCCTTTGATAATTTTATTTTCGAAAACCCAGGTTCTTCGTATTTAGAAGAAGCCTATTATTATAAGTTAGATTCTGCTTTTGAATTGGCTGTTAATAGTATTGAAAGTAAGAGGAAAACTCGTTTAGAGGCTGCTAAAGGATATTATTTAGATTTTAAAAAGGATTATGCCGATTCAAAATATCAAGATGATGTTGAGAAAATGGCAATTGAAATAGAAGAAGAATTACAAAATTACAGCTCACAAAGTTAA
- the dapA gene encoding 4-hydroxy-tetrahydrodipicolinate synthase — translation MNSKFLGTGVALVTPFNADLSIDHSALTNIVNYNIENGTDYLVICGTTAESATLTKSEKKEVIQTIVKANNGRVPLVLGIGGNNTAAVIDEISNTDLSAIDAILSVAPYYSKPTQEGFYQHFKAISEVCPIDIILYNVPGRTAKNMEAETTIRLAQNFKNIIGVKEAGNNMSQYYTLIKNKPEDFLIISGDDDLALGVVLAGGAGVISVIGQGFPKDFSEMIRLGLKGDASAAFKLHFKLIDVIGYIFEENNPAGIKGVFEALKLCRDTVRLPLVPASEGLKAKIAAFVNNY, via the coding sequence ATGAATAGTAAGTTTCTCGGAACTGGAGTGGCATTGGTAACACCTTTTAATGCCGATTTAAGCATCGACCATAGCGCATTAACTAATATTGTAAATTATAATATTGAAAATGGTACAGATTACCTAGTGATTTGTGGTACAACTGCCGAAAGCGCAACCTTAACAAAGTCGGAAAAAAAGGAAGTTATACAAACCATTGTTAAAGCTAATAATGGCCGTGTGCCATTAGTTTTAGGTATTGGAGGAAATAATACTGCTGCAGTTATAGATGAAATTTCTAACACAGATTTAAGTGCCATCGACGCTATTTTATCTGTTGCCCCTTATTATAGTAAACCAACTCAAGAAGGGTTTTATCAACATTTTAAGGCCATTTCAGAAGTTTGTCCAATAGATATTATCCTTTATAATGTTCCTGGTCGAACTGCAAAAAACATGGAGGCGGAAACTACCATTAGATTGGCCCAGAATTTCAAAAATATTATAGGAGTTAAAGAGGCTGGAAATAATATGTCTCAGTATTATACCTTAATTAAAAATAAGCCAGAAGATTTCTTAATCATTTCTGGAGACGACGATTTAGCTCTTGGTGTTGTTTTAGCTGGTGGAGCTGGAGTGATATCTGTAATCGGACAAGGTTTTCCGAAGGATTTTTCAGAAATGATTCGATTAGGATTAAAAGGAGATGCTAGTGCGGCCTTTAAATTACATTTTAAATTGATAGATGTTATTGGATACATTTTTGAAGAAAATAACCCAGCGGGCATAAAAGGAGTGTTTGAGGCTTTAAAATTATGTAGAGATACCGTAAGATTGCCTCTAGTGCCTGCCTCGGAAGGTCTAAAAGCTAAGATCGCAGCCTTTGTTAATAATTATTAG
- a CDS encoding DUF6913 domain-containing protein: MILKVFKEKSIKKRINKLLSERIVKSDNTVAKTLGVLVNVDEFNDLAAFEKLAKDFKIQPINLKIIGFSGDKKNEPHGIDTCYYLEDFSRNGQVKNIELQSFLDEDFDILINYYAEDILELKLLSVLSKAKFKIGTLQLDERINDLIIKIELKDFKVFKTELFKYLTILNKIN; encoded by the coding sequence ATGATTTTAAAGGTTTTTAAAGAAAAATCTATAAAAAAGCGTATTAATAAATTGTTATCCGAGCGTATAGTAAAATCTGATAACACCGTTGCAAAAACATTAGGAGTCCTTGTAAATGTGGATGAGTTTAATGATTTGGCCGCATTTGAAAAATTGGCTAAGGACTTTAAAATTCAGCCTATTAATTTAAAAATAATAGGGTTTTCAGGAGATAAAAAGAACGAGCCTCATGGGATAGATACTTGTTATTATCTTGAAGATTTTAGCAGAAATGGTCAAGTGAAAAATATCGAATTGCAATCTTTTTTGGATGAGGATTTTGATATTTTGATTAATTATTACGCCGAAGATATATTAGAATTGAAGTTGTTAAGTGTACTTTCTAAAGCAAAATTTAAAATAGGAACTCTGCAATTAGACGAACGCATAAACGATTTAATAATTAAAATTGAGTTGAAAGATTTTAAAGTATTTAAAACGGAGCTTTTTAAGTACCTAACGATATTAAATAAAATTAATTAA
- a CDS encoding 5'-nucleotidase C-terminal domain-containing protein, which translates to MHLSKIQGKQIQITDSLIIDPSIDDYVKPYREHIQKDLDSVIAFSANTYDKTDGELNTALGNLMADIAYEQANPIFLKRTGHNIDMVILNYGGIRSNLPEGAISKGTAFKLMPFENSIVVVAIKGNQVNDLVHYLVKGQKAHPISKLQITIDKNNALVDSKISGAAIDNDKTYYVATNDYLYQGGDNMTFFKPNENLYPLDYKIRNTLIDYFMKVDRISPVRDDRFIKIN; encoded by the coding sequence TTGCATCTTTCAAAAATACAAGGAAAACAAATACAAATTACTGACTCACTGATTATTGACCCCAGTATAGACGATTATGTAAAACCATATCGTGAACATATTCAAAAAGATTTGGATAGTGTTATTGCTTTTTCGGCAAACACCTACGATAAAACCGATGGCGAATTAAATACCGCACTGGGTAATTTAATGGCCGATATAGCTTACGAACAAGCCAATCCAATTTTCCTAAAAAGAACGGGGCATAATATTGATATGGTAATATTAAATTATGGAGGTATTCGTTCAAACCTACCCGAAGGTGCCATTAGTAAAGGCACTGCTTTTAAATTAATGCCTTTTGAAAACAGTATTGTAGTCGTAGCGATTAAAGGGAATCAAGTTAATGACTTGGTGCACTACCTTGTAAAAGGACAAAAAGCTCACCCTATTTCTAAATTACAAATTACAATAGATAAAAATAATGCCTTAGTAGATTCCAAAATTAGTGGAGCTGCTATTGATAATGACAAAACTTACTATGTTGCCACTAACGATTATCTATATCAAGGAGGAGACAACATGACTTTTTTTAAGCCAAACGAAAACTTATACCCATTAGATTATAAAATAAGAAATACTTTAATTGATTATTTTATGAAAGTAGACCGTATCTCCCCTGTTCGAGACGACAGATTTATTAAAATTAATTAA
- a CDS encoding bifunctional metallophosphatase/5'-nucleotidase — MKRRNFIQQASAGTALISLGGLGLQSFSTINSFKKITILHTNDVHSHIDTFPADDPRNPNQGGVARRATLIDSIRKENPNTLLLDAGDIFQGTPYFNYYGGELEFKLMSKLKYDAATLGNHDFDNGIDGLYAQLPHAEFEFISANYDFTNTVMDTHCKPYRIFKKDGITIGVFGLGIELNGLVTEANYKETKYLDPIEISQDMTRILKDEKGCDLVICLSHLGYDYNSNKISDIKLAKATKNIDLIIGGHTHTFLSKPTIVKNLDGKNTLVNQVGCYGINVGRIDFYFDSNKNSSAKGVSIGV; from the coding sequence ATGAAACGTAGAAATTTTATACAACAAGCATCGGCAGGAACAGCATTAATATCTCTGGGCGGACTAGGTTTACAGTCCTTTTCAACCATCAATAGTTTTAAAAAAATAACCATTTTACACACCAACGATGTACATAGTCACATCGATACCTTTCCTGCTGACGACCCTCGAAACCCCAACCAAGGCGGAGTCGCTAGACGTGCAACTTTAATTGACAGCATTAGAAAAGAAAACCCTAATACCTTATTATTAGATGCTGGCGATATTTTTCAAGGCACACCATATTTTAATTACTACGGAGGCGAACTGGAATTTAAACTCATGAGTAAATTAAAATACGATGCTGCAACTTTAGGAAATCATGATTTCGATAATGGCATTGACGGACTTTATGCTCAATTACCACATGCAGAGTTCGAATTTATTTCTGCAAATTATGATTTTACAAATACGGTAATGGACACCCATTGTAAACCTTACAGAATATTCAAAAAAGACGGCATTACCATTGGTGTTTTTGGGTTAGGCATAGAACTCAACGGTTTAGTTACTGAAGCCAATTACAAAGAAACAAAATACCTTGACCCTATTGAAATATCGCAGGATATGACTAGAATTTTAAAAGACGAAAAAGGTTGTGATCTGGTTATTTGTTTATCGCATTTAGGGTATGATTATAATTCAAATAAAATTTCAGATATTAAACTTGCAAAAGCTACCAAAAACATCGACTTAATTATTGGAGGACACACGCACACTTTTTTATCGAAACCAACAATCGTAAAAAACCTTGATGGTAAAAATACCCTGGTCAATCAAGTAGGTTGCTATGGTATTAACGTTGGTCGCATCGATTTTTATTTTGATTCTAATAAAAACAGTTCAGCCAAAGGCGTTTCTATTGGCGTTTAA
- the ligA gene encoding NAD-dependent DNA ligase LigA, producing the protein MNTVEQEIKRLRDELNAYNYSYYVLDQKEISDYDFDLKLKTLQDLELKYPEFFDSNSPTQRVGGEVTKNFETIVHEHRMYSLDNSYSKEDLQDWENRIKKMVDGEIEYACELKYDGASISLTYENGVLVKAVTRGDGFQGDNVTANVKTIKSVPLRLKGDFPDKFDIRGEIILPFEGFNKMNEERIEIGEEPYRNPRNTASGSLKLQDSAEVAKRPLECLLYNITGNNLGISSQIESLEKARQWGFKVPDASKLAHSIDDVLEFVNYWDINRHHLAYETDGVVIKVNSLQHQEELGFTAKAPRWAMAYKFKAEQVSTKLNSISYQVGRTGAITPVANLEPVELAGTTVKRASLHNADQIEKLDIRVGDEVYVEKGGEIIPKILGVDLLKRVPESTPTEYITHCPECGTALVRQDGEAQHYCPNYNGCKPQVIGRIQHYISRKAMDIDGLGGETVALLVNENLVSNYADLYELTKEQVVPLERMAEKSADNLIKGIEQSKNIPFERVLFALGIRYVGETVAKKLAKHYKSIDAIMTAGQEELVAVDEIGVKIAESVRLFFEAEENVQMVNRLKAFGVQLEMSEDQLKGQTELLKGDIIVITGVFEKVSRNELKKLIEDNGGKVSSSISSKTSYIVAGANMGPSKKDKAEKLGVSLISESEFLQKIKN; encoded by the coding sequence ATGAATACAGTTGAACAAGAAATAAAGCGTTTGCGCGACGAGTTAAACGCTTATAATTACAGTTATTACGTTTTGGATCAGAAGGAGATATCAGATTACGATTTCGATTTAAAACTGAAAACACTTCAAGATTTAGAATTGAAATATCCAGAGTTTTTTGATTCGAACTCGCCAACACAACGGGTAGGCGGAGAAGTCACCAAAAATTTTGAAACCATAGTTCATGAGCATCGCATGTATTCTTTAGATAATTCTTATTCTAAAGAAGATTTACAAGATTGGGAAAACCGGATAAAAAAAATGGTTGATGGAGAGATTGAGTATGCTTGCGAATTAAAATACGATGGAGCTTCTATCAGTTTAACTTATGAAAACGGGGTATTAGTTAAAGCTGTGACGCGTGGTGACGGATTTCAAGGTGATAACGTGACGGCCAATGTAAAAACCATAAAATCGGTGCCTTTGCGATTGAAAGGTGATTTTCCTGATAAATTTGATATCCGAGGAGAAATAATTTTACCTTTTGAGGGCTTCAATAAAATGAATGAAGAGCGCATTGAAATAGGAGAGGAGCCTTATAGAAACCCGAGAAACACGGCTTCAGGGAGTTTAAAGCTTCAGGATAGTGCCGAGGTAGCTAAACGTCCATTAGAGTGTTTACTGTATAATATTACTGGAAACAATTTAGGTATTTCTTCTCAAATTGAAAGTTTAGAAAAAGCAAGACAGTGGGGATTTAAAGTACCAGATGCGTCTAAATTAGCACATTCTATTGATGATGTTTTAGAATTTGTAAACTATTGGGATATTAACCGTCATCATTTAGCTTATGAAACCGATGGCGTGGTGATCAAAGTTAATAGTTTACAGCACCAAGAAGAGCTTGGTTTTACCGCGAAGGCCCCGCGCTGGGCTATGGCTTATAAGTTTAAAGCCGAGCAAGTTTCAACAAAATTAAACAGTATTAGTTATCAGGTTGGTAGAACGGGAGCGATTACCCCAGTTGCTAATTTAGAACCTGTAGAACTAGCCGGAACAACGGTAAAACGTGCTTCCTTGCATAATGCCGATCAAATTGAAAAATTAGATATAAGAGTAGGTGATGAAGTTTATGTTGAAAAGGGTGGTGAGATCATTCCAAAAATTTTGGGTGTTGATTTACTTAAACGTGTTCCAGAATCTACACCAACAGAATATATAACACATTGTCCTGAATGTGGCACAGCCTTGGTGCGTCAAGACGGAGAAGCTCAGCATTATTGTCCTAATTATAACGGATGTAAACCACAGGTTATTGGTAGAATTCAACATTATATATCAAGAAAAGCGATGGATATTGATGGCTTAGGTGGTGAAACAGTAGCTTTATTGGTTAATGAAAATTTGGTTTCAAATTATGCCGATTTATACGAGTTGACTAAAGAACAAGTAGTGCCTTTGGAGCGCATGGCTGAAAAAAGTGCTGACAATTTGATAAAAGGTATTGAGCAATCTAAAAATATTCCTTTCGAACGTGTTTTATTTGCTTTAGGTATACGTTATGTCGGAGAAACGGTGGCTAAAAAATTGGCAAAACATTACAAAAGTATTGATGCTATTATGACTGCTGGTCAAGAAGAATTAGTAGCTGTAGATGAAATAGGTGTAAAAATTGCAGAAAGTGTGCGATTGTTTTTTGAGGCTGAAGAAAACGTGCAAATGGTAAACCGATTAAAAGCCTTTGGTGTTCAATTAGAAATGAGCGAAGATCAACTGAAAGGTCAAACGGAATTGCTTAAAGGCGACATCATTGTTATTACTGGGGTTTTTGAAAAAGTGTCTAGAAACGAACTTAAAAAGCTAATAGAAGATAACGGCGGTAAAGTGAGTAGTTCGATTTCGTCTAAAACAAGCTATATAGTAGCAGGTGCCAATATGGGGCCTAGTAAAAAAGATAAAGCCGAAAAGTTAGGGGTCTCCTTAATATCTGAAAGTGAATTCTTGCAAAAAATTAAAAATTAG